From one Alicyclobacillus acidocaldarius subsp. acidocaldarius Tc-4-1 genomic stretch:
- a CDS encoding IS256 family transposase produces the protein MASLNSFAVLEWIRKMQDEDHIDVLRELMRLIAQFMIDAEAAEKIGAERYERTESRVTQRNGSRSRTWDTRLGTVDLKIPKLRQGSFFPSLLEPRRRAEQALAAVIQEAYVKGVSTRKVDDLVRALGLEGISKSEVSRLCQQMDEVVQQFKERPLEHEYPYVWLDATFPKVREGGRVQSMALVIAIGVTDTGEREVLGFDVGTSEDGAFWTDFLRKLKARGLRGVRLVVSDAHAGLRQAIAEVLTGATWQRCKVHALRNVLSQVPKKEQAMVASILRTIFAQSSQEAAREQLRRVVAELKGRFPKAMDILSDAEDDVLAFMALPFEHWRQICSTNPLERLNREMRRRMDVVGIFPNRDAVLRLAGAILQEQHEEWLVARRYFSLESMAKLKPNKPQLAAAALLQK, from the coding sequence ATGGCTTCGCTCAACAGTTTCGCAGTTTTGGAATGGATTCGCAAGATGCAAGATGAGGATCACATCGACGTCTTACGTGAGCTCATGCGACTGATCGCCCAATTCATGATCGACGCGGAAGCAGCGGAGAAAATCGGAGCTGAACGCTATGAACGAACCGAAAGCCGTGTCACGCAACGAAACGGTTCGCGCTCCCGCACGTGGGATACACGCCTTGGAACCGTAGACCTGAAGATCCCGAAACTTCGCCAAGGCAGCTTCTTCCCTTCGTTGCTCGAGCCCAGGAGACGAGCGGAGCAAGCGTTGGCGGCTGTCATCCAGGAAGCATATGTGAAGGGCGTGAGCACCCGCAAGGTTGACGACCTAGTGCGAGCCCTGGGGCTGGAGGGCATCAGCAAAAGTGAAGTTTCCCGTCTGTGTCAGCAGATGGACGAGGTCGTGCAACAGTTCAAAGAACGGCCGCTGGAACATGAGTATCCGTACGTGTGGCTCGACGCTACCTTCCCGAAGGTTCGGGAAGGCGGTCGCGTGCAGAGCATGGCCTTGGTGATTGCGATCGGGGTCACGGACACCGGCGAGCGAGAAGTGCTTGGGTTTGACGTCGGCACGAGCGAGGATGGCGCATTTTGGACGGACTTTCTCCGGAAGCTGAAGGCACGTGGACTTCGAGGCGTGCGATTGGTTGTCAGCGACGCGCACGCGGGCTTGCGCCAGGCGATTGCCGAGGTGCTCACGGGTGCAACCTGGCAACGATGCAAAGTACACGCACTGCGCAACGTGCTGAGTCAGGTGCCGAAGAAAGAGCAGGCGATGGTCGCATCCATCCTCCGGACCATCTTTGCGCAATCGTCCCAAGAGGCGGCTCGCGAGCAACTCCGGCGCGTCGTGGCCGAGCTGAAGGGGAGATTCCCGAAGGCGATGGATATCCTGTCCGATGCGGAAGACGATGTGTTGGCGTTCATGGCGTTGCCTTTCGAGCACTGGCGACAGATCTGCTCGACCAATCCGCTGGAGCGCCTGAATCGGGAGATGCGGAGGCGGATGGACGTCGTGGGCATCTTCCCCAACCGGGACGCGGTGTTGCGACTGGCAGGCGCGATTTTGCAGGAGCAACACGAAGAGTGGCTCGTGGCACGGCGGTACTTCAGCTTGGAGTCGATGGCCAAGCTCAAACCGAACAAGCCCCAGCTCGCAGCGGCAGCCCTGTTACAAAAATAG
- a CDS encoding LysE family transporter, giving the protein MWAIIGLTGVALVFHFLPVQIILGIAGVTFLLRMAWLSFLDARKSIDLKLDSSKKEQRDFITGIIFSLANPFGIAFWGGIGGGFATHIADMPLMDKLLFLFLGFSVGAFAWCIGISALVAWSRKFIGEKLLRGIFTVSSLAMAYFALEMLWTLIHNTLYPLFSHRLRVKASH; this is encoded by the coding sequence ATGTGGGCAATTATTGGCTTGACGGGAGTTGCACTTGTATTTCATTTTTTGCCCGTACAGATTATTCTGGGCATCGCAGGAGTAACCTTTTTGCTTCGAATGGCATGGTTGTCATTCCTGGACGCTCGCAAGTCAATTGATTTGAAATTGGACAGTAGTAAGAAGGAACAGCGGGACTTTATTACGGGAATCATTTTTTCGTTAGCTAACCCGTTTGGCATTGCCTTCTGGGGTGGTATTGGTGGTGGATTTGCTACACATATCGCAGATATGCCGTTGATGGATAAACTGTTGTTTTTATTCCTCGGTTTTTCTGTGGGAGCATTTGCTTGGTGTATAGGTATTTCGGCGTTGGTAGCATGGTCACGTAAATTTATCGGTGAAAAGTTGCTTCGCGGGATTTTTACAGTATCGAGTTTGGCTATGGCTTATTTCGCGCTGGAAATGTTGTGGACGTTAATTCACAACACACTTTATCCTCTATTTTCTCATCGTTTAAGAGTGAAAGCAAGCCATTAG
- a CDS encoding IS1380 family transposase, whose translation MNHLRFIIEESDEVIVTHSGMTLVGVLLDKTRIGERLNQTRLPGMGKPDISNRDVAYSYIGLLCQGKTDFDHIEAFRDDEFFMIALQVDNVPSSPTLRQRLDMVAGKSGWESILREESARLLRALDVTLHPIELGVPAERRTYIPLDIDVSPFDNSGTKKEGVSRTYKGHDGYAPIFAYLGQEGYVVNVQLREGSTHVQKGTSTFLRESIQYARQVTDLPLLVRLDAGNDSAENIAVCRSQDSRAEFIIKRNLRKESPEAWLVIAQRHGTCHEPRPGKKVYHGSLMCPVKGVSEPVRMVFEVIERTMTADGQILLVPDIEVSAYWTSLPDDPAVIIRLYHDHAVMEQFHSEIKTDLDAERLPSGKFATNNLVLHFVCVAYNLLRVIGQESLKRNDAPLRKKAERRRIRTVIQNLMTLAAKMVRHARQTKLKLGYGNRWLPAFRRLYLAFA comes from the coding sequence GTGAACCACTTGCGTTTCATCATTGAAGAATCCGATGAAGTCATCGTCACGCATTCGGGAATGACCCTTGTCGGCGTGTTGCTTGATAAAACCAGAATCGGCGAGCGGTTGAATCAGACCCGCCTGCCTGGTATGGGCAAACCGGATATTTCAAACCGGGACGTGGCATACTCATACATCGGGCTGCTTTGCCAAGGCAAGACCGACTTCGACCACATCGAAGCGTTTCGAGATGACGAGTTTTTCATGATCGCACTGCAAGTAGACAACGTGCCTTCGAGCCCGACGCTGCGCCAGCGTTTGGACATGGTTGCCGGAAAATCCGGCTGGGAGTCCATTCTCCGGGAAGAGTCCGCAAGGCTCCTGAGAGCCCTCGATGTAACTCTGCATCCGATTGAACTGGGCGTGCCTGCAGAGCGTCGAACTTACATCCCGCTGGATATCGACGTCAGTCCCTTTGATAATTCCGGCACGAAGAAGGAAGGCGTGTCCCGTACATACAAGGGGCACGACGGATATGCTCCCATCTTTGCTTACCTTGGCCAAGAGGGCTACGTGGTCAATGTCCAGTTGCGTGAAGGCAGTACCCACGTACAAAAGGGCACGTCGACTTTCCTGCGGGAGAGTATTCAGTATGCAAGGCAGGTGACGGACCTCCCGCTTCTGGTTCGTCTGGATGCCGGCAATGACAGTGCAGAAAACATCGCCGTGTGTCGCTCCCAGGACAGCAGGGCCGAGTTCATCATCAAGCGCAACTTGCGAAAGGAGAGCCCCGAGGCCTGGCTTGTGATTGCCCAGCGACACGGGACATGTCATGAACCTCGTCCCGGCAAGAAGGTATATCATGGTTCGCTGATGTGTCCCGTCAAGGGTGTATCCGAACCAGTTCGCATGGTGTTCGAAGTTATCGAACGGACCATGACGGCCGACGGCCAAATCTTATTGGTACCGGACATTGAGGTCAGCGCCTACTGGACCTCACTGCCGGATGACCCGGCTGTGATCATTCGCCTGTATCACGACCACGCCGTGATGGAACAGTTCCACAGCGAAATCAAGACGGATCTGGACGCCGAGCGGCTGCCCTCGGGTAAATTCGCCACGAACAACTTGGTATTGCACTTTGTATGCGTGGCGTACAATCTGCTGCGAGTGATCGGCCAGGAGAGTCTGAAGCGAAATGATGCGCCGCTACGAAAAAAGGCAGAACGTCGCCGGATCCGGACTGTGATTCAGAACCTGATGACACTGGCTGCGAAGATGGTGCGACACGCCAGACAGACCAAGCTGAAATTGGGGTACGGGAATCGATGGCTCCCGGCATTTCGGCGATTGTACTTGGCCTTTGCGTAA
- the glmS gene encoding glutamine--fructose-6-phosphate transaminase (isomerizing), with product MCGIVGYIGPRNVKDVVVGGLAKLEYRGYDSAGVAALADGNIRIVKAVGRLSNLEEKLAEMPISGHIAIGHTRWATHGKPSDENAHPHQDCSGRFAIVHNGIVENYLSLREELVALGHEFRSETDTEVVAHLIEEMYNGDLFETMIAVGKRIRGAYALVVMAKDHPDEIVAIRRASPMIIGLGEKENFVASDIPAILEYTRDIYVMEDGEMAVLRRDGVECFTMDGEPVKKEVYHVTWDAVSAERGGYPHFMLKEIHEQPRAVRDTLRGRVSEDLSRVELPELGLEDEDIRAIDRIHIVACGTSWHAGLVGKAAIEAFARIPVNVEIASEYRYSDPIVTDHTLVIAITQSGETADTLAAMREMKKRGVRVVAITNVVGSSAAREADCTIITWAGPEIAVASTKAYTTQLVALYLLAVRFGLSRGTLAEEKAREVLAALDNLPQVVEQVLDTAPQIESFAKRYKDAHDTFFIGRGIDYAVSLEGALKLKEISYIHAEAYAAGELKHGTLALITDGVPVIALAMQPELYEKTLSNIVEVKARGAFVLGLTWVGNEDLEKTVDEVIYLPKTMPLLAPVAAVIPLQLLAYYAAVARGNDVDKPRNLAKSVTVE from the coding sequence ATGTGTGGAATCGTCGGCTATATCGGCCCAAGGAATGTCAAAGACGTCGTCGTCGGCGGCTTGGCGAAGCTCGAATATCGAGGCTATGATTCGGCCGGCGTGGCTGCGCTGGCGGACGGGAACATCCGGATTGTGAAGGCGGTGGGCCGCCTGTCGAATCTGGAAGAAAAGCTCGCGGAGATGCCCATCTCGGGCCACATCGCCATCGGCCACACGCGGTGGGCGACGCACGGCAAGCCGTCGGACGAGAACGCGCATCCGCATCAGGACTGCAGCGGCCGATTCGCCATCGTGCACAACGGCATTGTGGAGAATTATCTCTCGCTGCGCGAAGAGCTCGTGGCGCTCGGGCACGAGTTCCGGTCCGAGACCGACACGGAGGTCGTGGCGCACCTCATTGAAGAGATGTATAACGGCGATCTGTTCGAGACCATGATCGCGGTCGGCAAGCGGATCCGCGGCGCGTATGCGCTCGTCGTCATGGCGAAGGACCACCCGGACGAGATCGTCGCCATTCGCCGCGCAAGCCCGATGATCATCGGTCTCGGCGAGAAGGAGAACTTTGTGGCGTCGGACATCCCGGCCATTCTCGAATATACGCGCGACATCTACGTGATGGAGGACGGCGAAATGGCCGTCCTGCGGCGCGACGGCGTCGAGTGCTTCACGATGGACGGCGAGCCTGTGAAGAAAGAGGTGTATCACGTCACCTGGGACGCCGTCAGCGCGGAGCGCGGGGGTTATCCCCACTTCATGCTGAAGGAGATCCACGAGCAGCCGCGCGCGGTTCGGGATACGCTTCGCGGCCGGGTGTCGGAGGATCTCAGCCGCGTGGAGCTTCCGGAACTCGGCCTTGAGGATGAGGACATCCGGGCCATCGACCGGATTCACATCGTCGCATGCGGCACGTCGTGGCACGCGGGCCTCGTGGGTAAGGCCGCCATCGAGGCGTTCGCGCGTATTCCCGTCAACGTGGAGATTGCGTCCGAATACCGGTATTCCGATCCCATCGTGACGGACCACACGCTGGTCATCGCCATCACGCAGTCGGGTGAGACGGCGGACACGCTCGCAGCGATGCGGGAGATGAAGAAGCGCGGCGTGCGCGTGGTGGCCATCACGAACGTGGTCGGCAGCTCGGCCGCGCGCGAGGCGGACTGCACCATCATCACGTGGGCGGGGCCGGAGATCGCCGTGGCTTCGACGAAGGCGTATACCACACAGCTCGTGGCGCTTTATCTGTTGGCCGTGCGGTTCGGATTGAGCCGCGGCACGCTCGCGGAGGAGAAGGCGCGCGAGGTGCTGGCGGCGCTCGACAATCTGCCCCAGGTCGTGGAGCAGGTGCTGGACACGGCGCCGCAAATTGAGTCGTTTGCGAAGCGCTACAAGGATGCGCACGACACGTTCTTCATCGGGCGCGGCATCGACTACGCGGTGTCGCTCGAAGGCGCGCTGAAGCTCAAGGAAATCTCCTACATTCACGCAGAGGCGTACGCGGCGGGCGAACTGAAGCACGGGACGCTGGCGCTCATCACGGATGGCGTGCCGGTCATTGCGCTCGCGATGCAGCCGGAACTGTATGAAAAGACGCTGTCGAACATCGTCGAGGTGAAGGCGCGCGGCGCGTTCGTCCTCGGGCTCACGTGGGTGGGCAACGAGGACCTCGAGAAGACGGTGGACGAAGTGATCTATTTGCCCAAGACGATGCCGCTCCTCGCGCCCGTGGCGGCGGTGATTCCGCTGCAACTGCTGGCGTACTACGCCGCGGTGGCGCGGGGCAACGACGTCGACAAGCCGCGGAACCTGGCGAAGAGCGTGACGGTGGAATGA
- the glmM gene encoding phosphoglucosamine mutase, with protein MGRWFGTDGVRGVANQELTPELAFRLGRVGAYVLTARRPGSRIVVGKDTRISGDMLETALVSGILSMGVDALRLGVISTPGVAYLTRLLRADAGVMISASHNPVADNGIKFFGGDGFKLLDEMEERMEALLAEETDTLPRPIGDGVGRMYDEPATEAYIRFLVQAARVRFDGLKVVLDCANGAASFIAPEVFRRLGADVMVIHANPDGVNINVDCGSTHPHIVQRAVLQHGADVGLAFDGDADRCIAVDENGEVADGDFIMAILARAMKEGELRGDKVVATVMSNLGFVKAMSDLGITVLRTAVGDRYVMERMREEGASLGGEQSGHIILLDHTTTGDGMLTAVKLVETMMESGKRLSELSRVMTRYPQILENVRVRDKSAWRENAAIQDALRRAEAELGESGRVLVRESGTENLVRVMVEGLDEKLLRRVVGEIVQVIQCELGA; from the coding sequence ATGGGCAGGTGGTTTGGCACAGACGGCGTGCGCGGCGTAGCGAATCAGGAGCTCACGCCGGAGCTCGCGTTCCGGCTGGGGCGAGTCGGCGCCTATGTGCTGACGGCGCGCCGGCCGGGATCGCGCATCGTCGTCGGCAAGGACACCCGGATTTCCGGTGACATGTTGGAAACCGCACTGGTGAGCGGGATTTTATCGATGGGCGTGGACGCGCTCCGGCTCGGCGTCATCTCCACGCCTGGCGTGGCGTATCTCACGCGGCTTCTTCGGGCGGATGCAGGCGTGATGATCTCGGCGTCGCACAATCCCGTGGCCGACAACGGCATCAAGTTTTTTGGCGGCGACGGATTTAAACTCCTGGACGAGATGGAGGAGCGAATGGAGGCCCTGTTGGCCGAAGAAACCGATACGCTGCCGCGCCCCATTGGCGACGGCGTGGGCCGGATGTACGACGAGCCTGCGACGGAGGCGTACATCCGCTTTCTGGTGCAGGCCGCCCGCGTGCGGTTTGACGGGCTCAAGGTCGTGCTCGACTGCGCGAATGGCGCGGCATCGTTCATCGCGCCCGAGGTGTTCCGGCGGCTCGGCGCGGACGTCATGGTCATCCACGCGAACCCGGACGGCGTGAACATCAACGTGGACTGCGGTTCGACGCATCCGCATATCGTGCAGCGCGCGGTGCTGCAGCACGGCGCGGACGTGGGGCTCGCGTTCGACGGGGATGCGGATCGGTGCATCGCGGTGGACGAGAACGGCGAGGTGGCGGACGGCGACTTCATTATGGCCATTCTCGCGCGCGCCATGAAGGAAGGAGAGTTGCGCGGAGATAAGGTCGTCGCTACCGTCATGTCCAATCTCGGCTTTGTCAAAGCCATGAGCGATCTCGGCATCACCGTGCTGCGCACGGCCGTGGGAGATCGGTACGTCATGGAGCGGATGCGGGAGGAGGGCGCGTCGCTCGGCGGCGAGCAGAGCGGGCACATCATCCTGCTCGATCACACCACCACGGGCGATGGCATGCTGACAGCCGTCAAGCTGGTGGAGACCATGATGGAGAGCGGCAAGCGGCTGTCCGAACTGTCCCGCGTCATGACCCGCTACCCGCAGATCTTGGAGAACGTGCGCGTGCGCGACAAGAGCGCCTGGCGTGAGAACGCGGCCATCCAGGACGCGCTGCGCAGGGCAGAGGCCGAACTCGGTGAGAGCGGGCGCGTGCTCGTGCGCGAGTCGGGGACCGAGAACCTGGTGCGCGTCATGGTGGAGGGGCTCGACGAGAAGCTCTTGCGCCGCGTGGTGGGCGAGATTGTGCAGGTCATCCAGTGCGAACTCGGCGCGTGA
- a CDS encoding CdaR family protein, which yields MMDRLLNNNVALRIIALVLACILWLAVHAEQSGNQPASTGVTESFELPVRVETSADEVLVSQVPTVTARVTTTLLRLPTLASDMMKAEIVANAQDLGPGTYTLHVAALNMPASVRSYTLTPATITVTLEPKVTVERPIRLSVVGVPSQGYVLGKPQLGSGVVEISGAASSVQSVAEVAGVVDASGLSQTETKLVDLLPLDGAGKAVPGVTVTPSAIAVTLPVTSASQTVTLAPAVTGNPAAGYAIASVRLEPSSAVEQGLPAGQLPRGGLRVPVDVTGLAKSTAVSVPIPLLPGMTSVSPAAVTAVIDVEPSAMATLSNIPVTITGATGVRLIGPRTVTVTVTGAQSAVQAVEKDASEVQAYVDASGMSRGTAALPIQVHLPAGLSAVSISARTATVQAMP from the coding sequence ATGATGGACCGGCTGCTCAATAACAACGTGGCGCTTCGGATCATCGCGCTCGTGCTCGCGTGCATCTTATGGCTGGCGGTTCATGCCGAGCAGAGCGGTAACCAGCCGGCCTCGACGGGCGTCACGGAGTCGTTCGAACTGCCTGTACGCGTGGAGACCTCGGCGGATGAGGTGCTGGTGTCCCAGGTGCCGACGGTCACGGCTCGGGTGACCACCACGCTCCTGCGCCTGCCGACGCTGGCGAGCGATATGATGAAGGCCGAGATCGTCGCGAATGCGCAGGATCTGGGCCCTGGCACGTACACGCTGCATGTGGCAGCCCTCAACATGCCGGCCAGCGTGCGCAGTTATACGCTCACGCCAGCCACCATCACGGTCACCCTCGAGCCCAAGGTCACTGTGGAGCGGCCCATTCGGCTGAGCGTCGTGGGAGTGCCCAGCCAGGGCTACGTGCTCGGCAAGCCACAGCTCGGCTCGGGCGTGGTCGAGATCTCGGGTGCCGCATCGAGCGTGCAGTCGGTCGCGGAAGTGGCGGGCGTGGTGGACGCGAGCGGACTTTCGCAGACGGAGACGAAACTCGTGGATCTTCTGCCGTTAGATGGCGCGGGCAAGGCGGTGCCGGGTGTGACCGTGACGCCGTCTGCCATTGCGGTGACGCTGCCGGTGACCTCGGCCAGCCAGACCGTGACCCTGGCACCTGCGGTGACGGGAAATCCGGCGGCGGGCTACGCCATCGCGTCGGTACGCCTGGAACCGTCGAGCGCCGTGGAACAGGGGCTGCCGGCGGGTCAGCTTCCGCGAGGCGGACTGCGCGTGCCCGTTGATGTGACAGGACTCGCCAAGTCGACGGCGGTGTCGGTTCCCATTCCGCTCCTCCCGGGGATGACGAGCGTGTCGCCCGCGGCGGTGACGGCCGTGATCGACGTGGAGCCCTCGGCGATGGCGACGCTGTCGAACATCCCGGTGACCATCACGGGGGCGACGGGCGTCCGCCTGATTGGGCCGCGGACGGTGACGGTCACGGTGACGGGCGCGCAGTCGGCCGTCCAGGCCGTCGAGAAGGACGCGAGCGAGGTTCAGGCGTACGTAGACGCGTCTGGCATGAGCCGCGGCACGGCCGCGTTGCCCATCCAGGTTCACCTGCCCGCGGGGCTGTCTGCGGTGAGCATCTCTGCGCGCACCGCTACGGTGCAGGCTATGCCGTGA
- the cdaA gene encoding diadenylate cyclase CdaA yields the protein MDAWFAAIRDFGFKDVIDILFVAFMIYYLLLLIRGTRAVQLLKGVIVVVVVTMVSSLLNLSASNWLLNRIIEIGLFAIPVVFQPELRRALEQLGRGSLWNFNLLLHEEPNMVHTVNEIVKACQVLAKTKTGALIVIERQTGLNEYIETGTRLEARVSTELFINLFIPNTPLHDGAVIVRGTQIMAAGCVLPLTENRNLDKQLGTRHRAGLGITEQSDGVSVIVSEETGQVSVCVDGVMHGHLDEEALNELLMKLLVPQKTSALSFWNRKAESR from the coding sequence ATGGATGCGTGGTTCGCGGCAATCCGGGACTTTGGCTTCAAGGACGTCATTGACATCCTGTTCGTGGCCTTTATGATTTACTACCTGTTGCTCCTCATTCGCGGCACTCGGGCCGTACAGCTCCTGAAAGGTGTCATTGTCGTCGTGGTCGTGACCATGGTCTCGAGTTTGCTGAACCTGTCCGCCTCGAACTGGCTTCTGAATCGCATCATCGAAATTGGGTTGTTTGCGATTCCCGTCGTCTTTCAGCCGGAACTGCGGCGCGCGCTCGAGCAACTCGGGCGCGGAAGCCTGTGGAATTTCAATCTCCTCCTGCATGAGGAGCCGAACATGGTGCATACGGTGAACGAAATCGTCAAGGCCTGTCAGGTGCTCGCGAAGACGAAAACGGGGGCGCTCATCGTCATCGAGCGCCAGACGGGCCTGAACGAATACATTGAGACGGGAACGCGCCTGGAGGCGCGCGTCAGCACGGAGTTGTTCATCAACTTGTTTATCCCCAACACGCCGCTGCACGACGGGGCCGTAATTGTGCGGGGTACGCAGATCATGGCTGCGGGATGCGTGCTGCCGCTGACAGAGAACCGCAACCTGGACAAGCAACTCGGCACGAGGCACCGCGCGGGGCTCGGCATCACCGAACAGTCTGACGGGGTGAGCGTCATTGTGTCGGAGGAGACGGGGCAGGTATCCGTCTGCGTGGATGGCGTGATGCACGGCCATCTCGACGAGGAAGCGCTCAACGAACTTTTAATGAAGCTGCTCGTCCCGCAGAAGACGAGTGCGCTTTCTTTCTGGAATCGAAAGGCGGAGTCGCGATGA
- a CDS encoding SGNH/GDSL hydrolase family protein — MLMLALGDSITYGYGASAPEKRFAERLRARFARQVRTTLHIQAKPGWTARQLFKSLQDLPPCIVEEAEIVTLMIGGNDLLRSAPAILTRRADLIQDVMRRCEEDVERLVEWCKRPHSTFGIATLYNPFPNFALAEEVTQEYNDRVRRIALRHGLVVVETYKAFRGHEPDYVEHYRSGQFRDLRLFRNPIHPTDEGHEALAKAFFRALQRARSKERARATRRRAAWRA; from the coding sequence ATGCTGATGCTCGCGCTCGGCGACTCCATTACATATGGCTACGGGGCGAGTGCGCCAGAGAAAAGATTTGCGGAGCGCCTGCGCGCCCGCTTTGCCCGCCAGGTTCGCACAACGCTACACATTCAGGCGAAGCCCGGCTGGACCGCGCGGCAGCTGTTCAAATCGCTTCAGGATCTCCCGCCCTGTATCGTCGAGGAAGCCGAGATCGTCACCCTTATGATTGGCGGGAACGATCTCCTGCGAAGCGCGCCCGCCATTCTCACGCGGCGCGCCGACCTTATCCAGGACGTCATGCGACGCTGTGAGGAGGACGTCGAACGCCTCGTGGAGTGGTGCAAACGTCCGCACAGCACGTTCGGCATTGCGACGCTCTACAATCCCTTTCCCAATTTCGCCTTGGCGGAGGAGGTGACGCAGGAGTATAACGATCGCGTCCGCCGGATCGCGCTCAGACACGGGCTCGTGGTGGTGGAGACGTACAAGGCGTTTCGAGGGCACGAGCCGGACTACGTCGAGCACTACCGGAGCGGGCAGTTCCGGGATCTGCGGCTGTTCCGCAATCCGATTCATCCCACAGATGAGGGGCATGAGGCCCTCGCGAAGGCGTTTTTTCGCGCGCTGCAGCGGGCGCGATCGAAGGAACGCGCGAGGGCCACGCGCAGGCGGGCTGCGTGGCGAGCGTGA
- the pdaB gene encoding polysaccharide deacetylase family sporulation protein PdaB — MRSFWHRLRMGVVAMTAACVCALSCMSLQAESVRAADTKAQAPKAVYKVDTNEKVVALTFDISWGHRTPEPVLETLKKCGVTKATFFLSGPWTMHHPEIAKKIKAMGYEIGSHGYLHKDYSNYPDSWIREQAMLADKAIQQVTGVKPKLFRTPNGDLNPRVIRCLTSMGYTVVQWNTDSLDWKNPGVDAIVNRVTKRVVPGDIVLMHASDSSKQIVEALPRIVENLRQQGYRFVTVSELLAGANVQSKVQ, encoded by the coding sequence ATGCGGAGCTTCTGGCATCGACTTCGGATGGGCGTGGTTGCGATGACGGCGGCATGCGTGTGTGCGCTCTCCTGCATGAGTCTCCAAGCCGAGTCGGTACGCGCCGCCGACACGAAGGCTCAGGCCCCGAAGGCCGTGTATAAGGTGGACACGAACGAAAAAGTGGTGGCCCTGACCTTTGACATCTCCTGGGGGCATCGCACGCCCGAGCCGGTCTTGGAGACGCTGAAGAAATGCGGCGTGACGAAGGCGACGTTCTTTCTGAGCGGGCCGTGGACGATGCACCATCCCGAGATCGCCAAGAAGATCAAGGCCATGGGGTATGAAATCGGGAGCCACGGCTACCTGCACAAGGACTATTCGAATTACCCGGATTCCTGGATCCGAGAACAGGCCATGCTCGCAGACAAGGCCATTCAGCAGGTCACGGGCGTCAAACCGAAACTGTTCCGGACGCCGAACGGCGACCTCAATCCGCGAGTCATTCGCTGCCTCACGAGCATGGGCTACACGGTGGTGCAGTGGAACACCGACTCGCTCGACTGGAAGAACCCAGGCGTGGACGCGATTGTCAACCGCGTGACGAAGCGGGTGGTGCCGGGCGACATTGTGCTGATGCACGCGAGCGACTCGTCGAAGCAGATTGTGGAGGCGCTGCCGCGGATCGTGGAAAACCTGCGCCAGCAGGGGTATCGGTTCGTGACGGTGTCCGAGCTCCTCGCGGGCGCCAACGTGCAGTCGAAGGTGCAGTGA